A region from the Rheinheimera mangrovi genome encodes:
- a CDS encoding sensor histidine kinase, with product MSKQLRWFLLLCGYLLVLLLAASAAQHWNYRQLTQKAQQQSDNLAAFIRYEIGRYADLPKQVADSALLHSLLSDLPASSEQLNQYLFQLQRSADVADLYLVNPSGIVIASSNANGRIYYLGRDFGFRPYVQNALAGQDAQYYALGHTSERRGYYYSVPVRIKGQILAVMVAKVDLEPIEQHQQQIAGLADSHFMVTGQSDEVFLSDVPEWRLTSLTGKPLSAQEQQRYITQAIEPMHYAVGSALLAPAYPLWHLPIKNKTLSFLPYQRTLPEFGWTLTVLASPAPQQSALWSALLLVTLIYSSALLAIWVRRERKKRHLQLLQHNQQLEQRVIARTKDLAETNRQLIRQIERREQTETELAQTEQHLVQTAKLATIGALSASLNHELNQPLTALQSYAQTTEKLIDKGYLDDAKTNIQAMRQLMQRLSVIVAQFKDFSRKSSGKNQLVQINKLVLDALGIVKHQCQQQGVKVRLQLPEQSPLVLADSIQLEQVLVNILTNGVQSMAGQAEAAFHIAVKTQAQQVSIHIRDQGPGIEPHHLERIFEAFFTTKQRDGLGLGLSISQRIVQSFGGQLEVRNATQGGAEFIIVLLTATTGS from the coding sequence ATGAGTAAACAGCTGCGTTGGTTCCTGCTGCTGTGTGGTTATCTGCTGGTGTTACTACTGGCAGCTTCAGCCGCACAGCATTGGAACTACCGTCAGTTGACGCAAAAAGCTCAGCAGCAAAGTGATAACCTCGCCGCTTTTATTCGTTATGAAATAGGCCGATACGCCGACTTACCTAAGCAGGTTGCCGATTCTGCTTTATTGCACTCCTTGTTAAGTGATCTCCCAGCCAGTTCAGAGCAATTGAATCAATACTTGTTTCAATTACAACGAAGTGCAGATGTAGCTGATTTATATCTGGTGAACCCATCAGGCATAGTGATAGCCAGCTCCAATGCCAACGGCAGAATTTATTATCTGGGCCGTGATTTTGGTTTCAGACCTTATGTCCAGAATGCGTTGGCTGGTCAGGATGCACAGTATTACGCTTTGGGCCATACCAGCGAACGCCGGGGTTACTATTACAGTGTGCCTGTTCGTATCAAAGGACAGATCCTGGCTGTAATGGTAGCCAAAGTAGATTTAGAGCCCATAGAGCAGCATCAGCAACAAATTGCAGGTTTGGCGGACAGCCATTTTATGGTGACAGGGCAAAGTGACGAGGTATTTTTGTCTGATGTGCCAGAGTGGCGTTTAACCAGCCTGACCGGAAAGCCTTTAAGTGCGCAAGAACAGCAACGTTACATTACTCAGGCGATTGAACCTATGCATTATGCTGTGGGATCAGCTTTACTTGCGCCCGCTTATCCGCTGTGGCATTTACCTATTAAAAATAAAACCCTGAGTTTTTTACCTTATCAGCGCACATTGCCCGAATTTGGTTGGACCTTAACAGTACTGGCCTCGCCAGCCCCACAACAATCGGCTTTATGGTCTGCTCTGTTACTGGTCACTTTAATTTATAGCTCAGCCTTACTTGCCATCTGGGTGCGGCGCGAACGTAAAAAACGTCACTTGCAATTGCTGCAGCACAATCAGCAACTGGAGCAAAGAGTAATAGCCCGCACCAAAGATCTGGCAGAAACGAACAGGCAGCTGATACGCCAGATTGAGCGACGTGAGCAAACTGAAACTGAACTGGCACAAACCGAACAGCATCTGGTGCAAACAGCAAAACTAGCTACTATAGGCGCTTTATCTGCTTCACTGAATCATGAGTTAAATCAGCCACTGACTGCGTTGCAAAGCTACGCTCAAACCACAGAAAAGCTAATCGACAAAGGCTATCTGGACGACGCCAAAACCAATATCCAGGCCATGCGACAATTGATGCAGCGCTTAAGCGTGATTGTGGCTCAGTTTAAAGATTTCAGCCGTAAAAGCTCTGGCAAGAACCAGCTGGTGCAGATTAACAAGCTGGTATTAGATGCTCTTGGTATCGTCAAACATCAGTGTCAGCAGCAAGGGGTTAAAGTAAGATTGCAACTACCTGAACAATCCCCCCTGGTGCTCGCAGACAGTATTCAGTTGGAACAAGTATTAGTAAATATTTTGACCAATGGCGTGCAGTCCATGGCTGGACAAGCAGAAGCTGCTTTTCATATAGCCGTTAAAACACAGGCTCAACAGGTCAGCATTCATATACGCGATCAAGGCCCTGGTATAGAACCTCACCATTTAGAACGCATTTTTGAGGCTTTTTTCACCACTAAACAAAGAGACGGTCTTGGTTTAGGCCTTTCCATCTCGCAACGTATAGTGCAATCTTTTGGTGGTCAGCTTGAAGTGCGCAATGCGACACAAGGCGGAGCTGAGTTTATTATTGTGCTGCTGACAGCGACAACGGGGTCTTAA